GATTTCGGGCTTATCGAAGACGGAACGGCTATCGGGCTGGGGCTTGCAAATGCGGTGAACCGGTTGAAAGACAGTGGATCCAAATCGAAAGTGGTGATCTTGCTGACTGACGGCTCAAACAATCGTGGGCAGATAGCTCCGCTCACAGCGGCCGACCTGGCAAAATCTTACGGCATCCGCGTATATACCATCGGCGCTGGAACAAAAGGAATGGCACCAACACCGGTACAAACGCCTTTTGGAATGCGGTTACAGAATATGCCGGTGGATATCGATGAAAAAACGCTGACAGAAATTGCATCCCTGACCGGAGGAAAATATTTCCGGGCGGAGGACAACGAAAGTCTAAGTAACATATACAACGAGATTGACGAACTGGAAAAATACCTCATCAGCGTGCAGAATGTTACCCGAAAGCAGGAATTGTTCTTGCCTTTTGCACTGCTTGCCCTGGGACTGATTCTAATGGAATTGATCCTCAGAAGGACCTGGTTGAGGAATATACCGTAAAAGTGATGCGTTAAGAGAATAAAAAAAGAAATGTTTAGATTCGAAAATCCGGAATACCTGTACTTGTTTATCGCCATGCCTTTTTTGGTGGCGCTTTACATTTACCTGAACATTAGAAAGCGAAACGATGTGAAGAAACTTGGCGTGCTTTCTACTGTAAAAAAAATGATGCCCGAATTGTCTCTCAAGCGCTCCTACTTGAAGTTCTGGCTGATTTTTGCAGCGCTTTGCACGGGAATTATTATGATTGCCCGTCCACAATTTGGAACTAAGGTGGAAAACGTTGAAAAGGAGGGGATTGAGCTGGTAATTGCCATAGACGTTTCCAATTCCATGCTGGCGCGCGATGTTTCTCCCGACAGGTTGTCACGGGCAAAACAGATCTTGTCGAGGATCATCGATGTTCGCAAAAACGATAAGGTAGCCCTTATTGTCTTTGCAGGAGAGGCATATGTCCAGATGCCACTGACTTCCGATA
This portion of the Petrimonas sulfuriphila genome encodes:
- a CDS encoding VWA domain-containing protein, giving the protein MQFANPTYLYLLLILAPLIAWYIVRMSKTQASFKLASTHAFNSKNRGVKTYLRHLPFALRMMAVALIIVVVARPQAVDSWEESETQGIDIVLALDVSGSMLAQDLLPNRLEAAKKVAAEFITDRKNDNIGLVIFAGESFTQCPMTTDHKVLLNLLNGIDFGLIEDGTAIGLGLANAVNRLKDSGSKSKVVILLTDGSNNRGQIAPLTAADLAKSYGIRVYTIGAGTKGMAPTPVQTPFGMRLQNMPVDIDEKTLTEIASLTGGKYFRAEDNESLSNIYNEIDELEKYLISVQNVTRKQELFLPFALLALGLILMELILRRTWLRNIP